Proteins encoded within one genomic window of Leptidea sinapis chromosome 7, ilLepSina1.1, whole genome shotgun sequence:
- the LOC126965307 gene encoding terpene synthase-like → MSGQQDKDSEFDEQLLLPFTYVYQMPGKAMRKRIGESFNHWLHVPQDKLEEVIEIVGMYHHCTLIADDVQDNTKHRRGIPAAHTVYGMPITVNAANHVMMLVLEKCMQLHEKGALIFREQTIQMLRGQGKEIYWRDNFICPTEDQYMTHLTQKTGDMFLFCFRLLQLFSDSTIDYSGFVRKLGMYFQLRDDYCNICQPKALEECSPVTNENAGEFYDDLTEGNFTLPIIHAANTAGGKIVLNILRQKTHDISLKKYCKSLLEQGGSLQYTRDVMNNLDYSLRDEIARFGGNPPLVAVLDEMLSWRDA, encoded by the exons ATGTCGGGCCAACAAGATAAGGATTCGGAGTTCGAtgag CAACTCCTACTACCGTTCACCTACGTGTATCAGATGCCAGGTAAGGCGATGCGTAAACGCATCGGAGAGTCGTTCAACCATTGGCTACACGTGCCTCAGGATAAGTTGGAAGAAGTAATCGAAATTGTTGGAATGTATCACCACTGCACCCTTAT TGCGGATGATGTTCAAGATAACACCAAGCATCGTCGAGGTATACCTGCAGCTCACACCGTGTATGGCATGCCAATAACTGTGAACGCAGCAAATCATGTCATGATGTTAGTTTTGGAAAAATGTATGCAACTACATGAAAAG GGGGCGTTAATATTTCGCGAGCAAACAATACAAATGCTCAGAGGTCAAGGCAAAGAGATATATTGGCGAGACAATTTTATATGCCCTACCGAAGATCAGTACATGACACATTTGACACAGA AAACTGGTGACATGTTCCTCTTCTGCTTCCGTTTGCTACAACTCTTCAGTGATTCGACGATAGATTACTCTGGCTTCGTGCGAAAACTCGGGATGTATTTTCAACTCAGAGATGACTACTGTAATATTTGTCAGCCTAAG GCTCTGGAAGAATGCTCACCAGTTACAAATGAA AACGCGGGTGAATTTTACGACGACTTAACTGAGGGTAACTTTACGTTGCCGATTATCCACGCTGCCAATACTGCCGGCGGAAAAATTGTCTTAA ATATATTAAGGCAAAAGACTCACGACATTTCACTGAAGAAGTATTGCAAGTCTCTGTTAGAACAAGGTGGCAGTCTGCAGTACACGCGGGATGTCATGAACAACCTCGACTACAGCTTGCGAGATGAG ATTGCTCGGTTCGGAGGTAACCCGCCGCTTGTGGCTGTTTTGGATGAAATGCTGAGTTGGCGCGACGCGTGA